CGGCTCGGCGGGCTGCCGAGGAGCGGTCCCGGGTGGAGGCGGAGCTGCGGCGCCTGGAGGAGGCCCGTCAGCGGGCCGCCGCCCAGGAGCAGGCCCGGCGCGAGGCCGCCGAGGCCGAGGCCCGCCACCGCGAGGAGGAGACCCTGCTCGAGGAGCGCCGGCGGCTGGCTGCCGCCGAGGCCGAGGTGCGGGCCCGCGAGGAGGCCGAGCGCCGTGCCGTCGCGCAGGCCGAGCACGACCGCGAGGAGGCCGAACGGGCCGCCCGCCGGGCCGCCGAGGCCGAGGCCCGTCGGGACCGTCGCGAGGCGCACCGGGCCGAGCGCGAGCAGACCCGCACCTCCCGGCACGCGGCCGGCCACCGCCACGGCGGGCACGGCGACCCCGACGACCAGCTCACCGGGCGCCGGCGCGCCGATGACCCGACCCGCGAGCTCAGCCTCACCGACGAGCTGTTCGGCGCCGACGACGACGACCGGACGGTCCAGCTGCCGCGGGTGACCGACCGCGGCGACGACCGGTGACACCGTGACCGCGGCGCCCCCGACGTCCGACCTCCCCGTTGGTCCGCCTCCCGGGGTGGGCGAGGGCGTCTGGGCCGACCTGGTCGGCCAGGACCGCACCGTCGAGGTGCTGGTCCGCGCGGTGGCCGAGCCGGCCGGCATGACCCACGCCTGGCTGTTCACCGGGCCGCCCGGGTCGGGGCGCTCGACGGCGGCGCGGGCCTTCGCCGCGGCGCTGCAGTGCCCACGCGGTGGGTGCGGTGAGTGCGCGTCGTGCCACACCGCGCTGGGGGGCACCCACGCCGACGTCGAGGTGGTGCGCACGGAGGGCGTCAGCTTCCTGATCAGGGACGTGCGCAGCCTGGTCGGCCGGGCAGCCACCCACCCGTCCGGCGGCCGATGGCAGGTTCTCGTCGTGGAGGACGCCGACCGGCTCGCCGAGCGCACCAGCAACGTCCTGCTGAAGGCGATCGAGGAGCCGACGCCGCGCACGGTCTGGCTGCTCTGCGCGCCGTCGGTCGACGACGTACTGCCGACGATCCGGTCCCGGTGCCGGCACCTGTCGCTGCGGACTCCCTCCAGCGCGGCGGTGGCCGACGTGCTCGTGCGCCGCGACGGGGTCGACCCTGGGATGGCCGGCTTCGCCGCCCGGGCCGCGCAGGGGCACATCGGGCGGGCGAGGCGGCTGGCGACCGACGAGCAGGCGCGGCTGCGGCGCCACGACGTGATGCGGCTGCCGCAGTCACTGGACCGGGTGAGCGCCGCGATCACCGCCGCCGCCGAGCTGGTGGCCGCGGCCACCGAGGACGCCGACGAGGCGTCGACCGCGCGGGCCGCGGCCGAGACCGAGCACGTGAAGCGGGCTCTGGGCATCGGTGTCGGCGCCCGCCAGCCGGCGGGTGCGAGTGCCGCGCTGGGCGAGCTCGAGAAGGAGCAGCGGCGCCGGGCGACCCGTGCCAAGCGCGACGGCATCGACCGCGCCCTGGTCGACCTGGCCGGCTTCTACCGCGACGTGCTGGCCGTCCAGGCCGGGGCCGAGGTCGAGCTGGTCAACGAGGAGATGCGCGAGGCGGTGACCGCGATCGGCCGGTCCAGCTCGCCGGAGACGACCCTTCGGCGGATCGACG
This genomic stretch from Actinomycetes bacterium harbors:
- a CDS encoding DNA polymerase III subunit delta', which translates into the protein MGEGVWADLVGQDRTVEVLVRAVAEPAGMTHAWLFTGPPGSGRSTAARAFAAALQCPRGGCGECASCHTALGGTHADVEVVRTEGVSFLIRDVRSLVGRAATHPSGGRWQVLVVEDADRLAERTSNVLLKAIEEPTPRTVWLLCAPSVDDVLPTIRSRCRHLSLRTPSSAAVADVLVRRDGVDPGMAGFAARAAQGHIGRARRLATDEQARLRRHDVMRLPQSLDRVSAAITAAAELVAAATEDADEASTARAAAETEHVKRALGIGVGARQPAGASAALGELEKEQRRRATRAKRDGIDRALVDLAGFYRDVLAVQAGAEVELVNEEMREAVTAIGRSSSPETTLRRIDAVLRAREQVDLNVAPLLAVEAMTVALRGG